A region of Natribaculum luteum DNA encodes the following proteins:
- a CDS encoding universal stress protein, with protein MNRSIESVLIPTDGSEGALAGARRGIDLASTVDADVHVLSVVDVTHAAEALEFDGDGQSPLEREAERAVDAVATLARDAGVDATTAVERGVPFEIIGAYADEHDVDVVAMGTKGRTGLERVLLGSVTENVLRTTSSPVLAVPPAAGDTPADGYDYDDVLLPTDGSETAAVAVEWGVTLADAFDAMVHALYSADTSRLVSGEGADEIFEALELQGKGALATVRERALEADVSVTGTVASGPPSRVILTYVEDEDVDLVVMGTHGRSGVKQRLLGSVTENVVRNASVPVLCVPMADGEP; from the coding sequence ATGAACCGATCCATCGAGTCGGTCCTGATCCCCACCGACGGGAGCGAGGGCGCACTCGCCGGTGCGAGGCGGGGGATCGACCTCGCGAGCACGGTCGACGCAGACGTCCACGTCCTCTCGGTCGTCGACGTGACCCACGCCGCCGAAGCCCTCGAGTTCGACGGTGACGGCCAGTCGCCGCTCGAGCGCGAGGCCGAGCGAGCGGTCGACGCGGTCGCGACGCTCGCCCGGGACGCGGGCGTCGACGCCACCACAGCAGTCGAGCGCGGCGTTCCGTTCGAGATCATCGGCGCGTACGCCGACGAGCACGACGTCGACGTCGTCGCGATGGGGACGAAAGGCCGGACAGGCCTCGAGCGGGTCCTACTCGGCAGCGTCACCGAGAACGTTCTCCGGACGACGAGTTCGCCGGTACTCGCGGTCCCGCCAGCAGCAGGCGACACGCCAGCAGACGGCTACGACTACGACGACGTTCTGTTGCCGACCGACGGGAGCGAGACGGCAGCGGTCGCAGTCGAGTGGGGCGTCACGCTGGCGGACGCGTTCGACGCGATGGTCCACGCGCTGTACTCGGCCGACACGAGCCGGCTGGTGAGCGGCGAGGGAGCAGACGAGATCTTCGAGGCGCTCGAGTTACAGGGGAAGGGTGCGCTCGCGACGGTGCGAGAACGCGCGCTCGAGGCAGACGTCAGCGTCACGGGAACGGTGGCCAGCGGTCCCCCATCGCGGGTGATCCTGACGTACGTCGAGGACGAAGACGTCGACCTCGTCGTTATGGGTACCCACGGGCGGTCCGGCGTCAAACAACGCCTTCTCGGAAGCGTCACCGAGAACGTCGTTCGCAACGCCTCTGTGCCGGTGTTGTGCGTGCCGATGGCCGACGGGGAGCCCTAA
- a CDS encoding alpha/beta fold hydrolase yields MDTSRPERGQLLDEFPYVRVGDGPRTLLLIPGIGDALFDGEYGQLASWGLRAFLREYVDDHTVYLVSRPRGLAKGTSIRDMARDYGRVLDEELGPASVIGASMGGLIAQDLAIDRPDLVDRLVLAVSGCRVAAESVPTIRRNRRRALEHDWTALRSELLRELYTGWRRAVYPRLSRTIGRVRPPNPADPLDVVVSIDAVLEFDSRERLERIHAPTLVIGGTDDLYFPEPILRETHEEIPDAQLAMFREVRHGAFLERKAGFDNWVTRFLTSEPTQVSYG; encoded by the coding sequence ATGGATACTTCGCGACCCGAACGAGGCCAGTTGCTGGACGAGTTTCCGTACGTTCGAGTCGGCGACGGCCCACGCACGCTCCTCCTGATTCCCGGCATCGGCGACGCGCTGTTCGACGGCGAGTACGGTCAGCTCGCCTCCTGGGGTCTCCGGGCGTTTCTCCGTGAGTACGTCGACGACCACACGGTGTATCTGGTGAGTCGACCGCGTGGACTCGCCAAGGGAACGTCGATCCGGGACATGGCACGCGACTACGGCCGCGTCCTCGACGAGGAGCTCGGCCCCGCGTCGGTGATCGGGGCCTCGATGGGCGGACTGATCGCACAGGACCTCGCGATCGACCGACCGGATCTGGTCGATCGGCTCGTCCTCGCCGTCTCCGGCTGTCGGGTCGCAGCCGAGAGCGTGCCGACGATCCGTCGGAACCGCCGACGGGCGCTCGAGCACGACTGGACGGCGCTTCGCAGCGAACTGCTCCGGGAACTTTACACCGGCTGGCGGCGCGCGGTCTATCCGCGACTCTCGCGGACGATCGGCCGCGTTCGACCGCCGAACCCCGCCGATCCGCTCGACGTCGTCGTCTCGATCGACGCCGTCCTCGAGTTCGACAGCCGGGAGCGACTCGAACGGATCCACGCACCGACGCTGGTCATCGGGGGGACCGACGATCTCTACTTTCCAGAGCCGATCCTCCGAGAAACCCACGAGGAGATCCCTGACGCACAGCTAGCGATGTTTCGCGAGGTCCGCCACGGTGCGTTCCTCGAGCGGAAGGCGGGGTTCGACAACTGGGTCACTCGATTCCTCACGAGCGAGCCGACGCAGGTCTCCTACGGGTGA
- the tuf gene encoding translation elongation factor EF-1 subunit alpha, with amino-acid sequence MVDKPHQNLAIIGHVDHGKSTLVGRLLFETGSIPEHVIEQHREEAEEKGKGGFEFAYVMDNLAEERERGLTIDIAHQEFETDVYYFTVVDTPGHRDFVKNMITGASQADNAVLVVAADDGVAPQTQEHVFLARTLGIDELIVGVNKMDVVDYDEDRYREVVEEVKALLDQVRFATEDASFIPISAFEGDNVAELSENTPWYDGPTILDALNDLPETEPPTDAPLRLPIQDVYTISGIGTVPVGRVETGVMEIGDTVSFQPSDVGGEVKTIEMHHEEIPRAEPGDNVGFNVRGIGKDDIRRGDVCGPADDPPTVARTFQAQIVVMQHPSVITAGYTPVFHAHTAQVACTLETIDQKIDPSSGEVEEENPDFIQSGDAAIVTVRPQKPLSVEPSSEIPELGSFAIRDMGQTVAAGRVLSIDEG; translated from the coding sequence ATGGTAGATAAACCACACCAGAACCTGGCGATCATCGGCCACGTCGACCACGGAAAGTCGACGCTGGTCGGCCGACTGCTGTTCGAGACGGGGAGCATCCCCGAGCACGTCATCGAACAGCATCGCGAGGAAGCAGAGGAGAAAGGCAAGGGCGGCTTCGAGTTCGCCTACGTGATGGACAATCTGGCCGAAGAGCGAGAACGCGGCCTGACGATCGACATCGCCCACCAGGAGTTCGAAACCGACGTCTACTACTTCACGGTCGTCGACACGCCCGGCCACCGCGACTTCGTGAAGAATATGATCACAGGGGCGTCGCAGGCGGACAACGCCGTCCTCGTCGTCGCCGCAGACGACGGCGTCGCACCCCAGACCCAGGAGCACGTCTTCCTGGCACGGACGCTCGGCATCGACGAACTGATCGTCGGCGTCAACAAGATGGACGTCGTCGACTACGACGAGGACCGCTATCGCGAGGTCGTCGAGGAGGTCAAGGCCCTGCTCGATCAGGTCCGTTTCGCCACCGAGGACGCGAGTTTCATCCCGATCTCGGCGTTCGAGGGCGACAACGTCGCCGAACTCTCCGAGAACACGCCGTGGTACGACGGGCCGACGATCCTCGACGCCCTGAACGACCTGCCGGAGACGGAACCCCCGACAGACGCGCCGCTTCGCTTGCCGATCCAGGACGTCTACACCATCTCGGGCATCGGTACCGTTCCCGTCGGGCGGGTCGAGACTGGCGTCATGGAAATCGGCGACACCGTCTCCTTCCAGCCCAGCGATGTCGGCGGCGAGGTCAAGACGATCGAGATGCACCACGAGGAGATTCCCCGCGCCGAACCCGGCGACAACGTCGGGTTCAACGTCCGCGGCATCGGCAAAGACGACATTCGTCGCGGCGACGTCTGCGGTCCGGCCGACGACCCGCCGACCGTGGCACGGACCTTCCAGGCCCAGATCGTCGTCATGCAACACCCCTCGGTCATCACCGCGGGGTACACGCCGGTCTTCCACGCCCACACGGCACAGGTCGCCTGCACGCTCGAGACGATCGACCAGAAGATCGATCCCTCGAGCGGCGAGGTCGAAGAGGAGAACCCCGACTTCATCCAGTCGGGCGACGCCGCCATCGTGACCGTCCGCCCGCAGAAACCGCTCAGCGTCGAGCCCTCGAGCGAGATCCCCGAACTCGGGAGTTTCGCCATTCGCGACATGGGCCAGACGGTCGCCGCGGGTCGCGTGCTCTCGATCGACGAAGGCTGA
- a CDS encoding RsmB/NOP family class I SAM-dependent RNA methyltransferase: MEPLERYRPIVDDFEAFLEACRRPLGNAVRVNTIKASVERATATLDEEGVEYDQAAWNPRVLRLETDSPGSTWASYHGFTHGQEEVSAVPPVVLDPEPGDRVWDACAAPGGKTTQLAALMDDRGTVVGNDSNLGRLSALRFNAERLGVTSIAVTNQDARNFSMKPLAFDEFDRSLVDAPCSCEGTIRKNPDALCDWSVGHVKSVSGIQKGILRRAVQATREGGSVVYSTCTFAPEENEAVVDYVLEEEDCRVVDADADLEYAPGLTEWDDEAYDSSLERAMRIYPHHNDTGGFFVAKLEVTA; the protein is encoded by the coding sequence ATGGAGCCACTCGAGCGGTACCGACCGATCGTCGACGACTTCGAGGCCTTCCTCGAGGCGTGTCGGCGACCGCTCGGCAACGCCGTCCGCGTGAACACGATCAAGGCGAGCGTCGAGCGGGCGACGGCCACGCTGGACGAGGAGGGCGTCGAGTACGACCAGGCAGCGTGGAACCCGCGGGTCCTGCGTCTCGAGACCGACTCGCCGGGGTCGACCTGGGCGTCGTACCACGGGTTCACGCACGGACAGGAGGAGGTGTCGGCGGTGCCGCCGGTCGTCCTCGACCCCGAGCCCGGCGACCGGGTCTGGGACGCCTGTGCCGCTCCGGGCGGGAAGACGACCCAGCTCGCGGCACTGATGGACGACCGGGGAACCGTCGTGGGCAACGACAGCAACCTCGGGCGACTCTCGGCGCTGCGGTTCAACGCCGAACGCCTCGGTGTGACCTCGATCGCAGTGACCAACCAGGACGCGCGCAACTTCTCGATGAAGCCCCTCGCGTTCGACGAGTTCGACCGGTCGCTCGTCGACGCGCCGTGTTCCTGCGAGGGAACGATCCGGAAGAACCCCGACGCGCTCTGTGACTGGTCCGTCGGTCACGTCAAGTCCGTCTCGGGCATCCAGAAGGGGATCCTCCGGCGGGCGGTCCAGGCCACCCGCGAGGGCGGGTCCGTCGTCTACTCGACCTGTACGTTCGCCCCCGAGGAGAACGAGGCCGTCGTCGACTACGTCCTCGAGGAGGAGGACTGTCGCGTCGTCGACGCCGACGCCGACCTCGAGTACGCGCCCGGACTCACCGAGTGGGACGACGAGGCGTACGACTCGAGCCTCGAGCGGGCGATGCGAATCTACCCACACCACAACGACACGGGCGGCTTCTTCGTCGCGAAACTGGAGGTGACCGCCTGA
- a CDS encoding aldo/keto reductase — protein sequence MTDEIPVDRYPTANGMPVLGLGTWQNTDPEQCAESVQTALEVGYRHVDTAQAYDNEEAVGDGLAAADVDREDVFLATKVWNSNLASDDVLETARASLDRLGVDYVDLLYVHWPAGPYDAEETLPAFEQLYDEGLIERVGVSNFTPDLLEEAVDVCDVPIFANQVELHPLHPQEELREACERHDVEVVAYSPLARGEVFDVPEIQEIAAKHDASEAQVSLAWLREKGITAIPKATSQAHVEDNWRSLDLELDDEDVEMIDAIDRTDRQVDPDFGPWNR from the coding sequence ATGACAGACGAGATCCCCGTCGATCGCTACCCGACAGCCAACGGCATGCCGGTCCTCGGACTCGGCACGTGGCAGAACACCGACCCCGAGCAGTGCGCCGAGAGCGTCCAGACCGCACTCGAGGTCGGCTACCGCCACGTCGACACCGCACAGGCCTACGACAACGAGGAGGCCGTCGGTGACGGACTCGCGGCTGCCGACGTCGATCGCGAGGACGTCTTCCTCGCGACGAAGGTCTGGAACTCGAACCTGGCGTCCGACGACGTCCTCGAGACGGCGCGGGCGAGTCTCGATCGGCTCGGCGTCGATTACGTCGACCTGCTGTACGTCCACTGGCCGGCGGGTCCGTACGACGCCGAGGAGACGCTGCCGGCGTTCGAACAGCTGTACGACGAGGGGCTGATCGAACGGGTCGGTGTCAGCAACTTCACGCCCGACCTCCTCGAGGAAGCGGTCGACGTCTGCGACGTGCCGATCTTCGCCAACCAGGTCGAGCTACACCCGCTGCACCCTCAGGAGGAGCTTCGCGAGGCGTGCGAGCGCCACGACGTCGAGGTCGTCGCCTACTCGCCGCTGGCGCGCGGCGAGGTCTTCGACGTGCCCGAGATCCAGGAAATCGCGGCCAAACACGACGCGAGCGAGGCGCAGGTCAGTCTCGCCTGGCTCCGCGAGAAAGGCATCACTGCGATCCCCAAGGCGACGAGTCAGGCCCACGTCGAGGACAACTGGCGGTCGCTCGACCTCGAGCTAGACGACGAGGATGTCGAGATGATCGACGCGATCGACCGCACGGATCGCCAGGTCGATCCGGACTTCGGTCCCTGGAACCGATGA
- a CDS encoding phosphoadenosine phosphosulfate reductase family protein codes for MSENFPEYVDVDYDDGDGEDPADYPRLEDKIEKAIEVTQKGLEEYENPAVMWTGGKDSTLTLYFVKEVAEKHGYDLPTAIFIDHFQHFDAIHGFVEKWADEWDLEVVYARNEDIGDYVDEHGLEPGDDVPVADLSEHNQHHVREILEYEEDTFPFLLDTYAGNHLLKTVALNDALEDLGVDGVISGVRWDEQEARADETFFSPRHDPDIYPPHDRIQPILQFDEAAVWEAFWNYVVPDTVEAYPDDGYVPQGDDDLPNDLTQDDIPVSPKYFAGFRSLGSEVSTEKSDTEPAWLQDLESTTERAGRAQDKEDLMERLRDLGYM; via the coding sequence ATGTCCGAGAACTTCCCCGAGTACGTCGACGTCGACTACGACGATGGCGACGGCGAAGATCCGGCAGACTACCCGCGTCTCGAAGACAAAATCGAGAAGGCGATCGAGGTCACCCAGAAGGGCCTCGAGGAGTACGAGAACCCCGCCGTGATGTGGACCGGCGGCAAGGACTCGACGCTCACGCTCTACTTCGTCAAGGAAGTCGCCGAGAAACACGGCTACGACCTCCCGACGGCGATCTTCATCGATCACTTCCAGCACTTCGATGCGATCCACGGCTTCGTCGAGAAGTGGGCCGACGAATGGGACCTCGAGGTCGTCTACGCCCGCAACGAGGATATCGGCGACTACGTCGACGAACACGGTCTCGAACCGGGCGACGACGTCCCCGTCGCCGACCTCTCGGAGCACAACCAGCACCACGTCCGCGAGATCCTCGAGTACGAAGAGGACACCTTCCCGTTCCTGCTCGACACCTACGCGGGCAACCACCTGCTGAAGACGGTGGCGCTGAACGACGCCCTCGAGGACTTAGGCGTCGACGGCGTTATCTCCGGCGTCCGCTGGGACGAGCAGGAGGCTCGCGCCGACGAGACGTTCTTCTCGCCCCGTCACGATCCGGACATCTACCCGCCCCACGACCGCATCCAGCCCATCCTCCAGTTCGACGAGGCCGCCGTCTGGGAGGCCTTCTGGAACTACGTCGTCCCCGACACCGTCGAGGCGTACCCCGACGACGGCTACGTCCCACAGGGCGACGACGACCTGCCGAACGACCTCACCCAGGACGACATCCCCGTCTCGCCGAAGTACTTCGCCGGCTTCCGTTCGCTGGGCAGCGAAGTCTCGACCGAGAAGTCCGACACCGAACCCGCGTGGCTGCAGGACCTCGAGAGCACGACCGAACGTGCGGGTCGTGCACAGGACAAAGAGGACCTGATGGAGCGGCTGCGCGACCTGGGTTACATGTAA
- a CDS encoding universal stress protein: MYDNVLVPTDGSSTVRQTLEHALPIAETNDATVHALYVVDTRLLQAATDGTRAEIEANLEGEGRDAVADVADRASEAGLETVEEVRHGTPDKEILRYADDVDADLIVIGTQGKSPREKQISMGSVSERVVDNASVPVFVVRDASDE, from the coding sequence ATGTACGACAACGTTCTCGTCCCGACAGACGGCAGCAGCACCGTTCGCCAGACGCTCGAGCACGCGCTCCCGATCGCCGAGACCAACGACGCGACCGTCCACGCGCTCTACGTCGTCGACACGCGCCTCCTGCAGGCGGCGACCGACGGAACGCGAGCGGAGATCGAAGCCAACCTCGAGGGAGAAGGCCGAGACGCCGTCGCAGACGTCGCTGACCGGGCGAGCGAGGCCGGCCTCGAGACGGTCGAGGAGGTCAGACACGGCACGCCGGACAAGGAGATTCTCAGGTATGCCGACGACGTGGACGCCGACCTGATCGTCATCGGGACACAGGGGAAGAGCCCACGGGAGAAACAGATTTCGATGGGCAGCGTCTCGGAGCGGGTCGTCGACAACGCGTCGGTTCCCGTCTTCGTCGTGCGAGACGCGAGCGACGAGTAA
- a CDS encoding DUF7333 family protein: MELDVAKTAIAFVVVIGIGVGGLLAAPMMTADTVLMMVAPSMIVFGLIMLGIGVAHGQYRATH; the protein is encoded by the coding sequence ATGGAACTCGACGTAGCCAAGACGGCCATCGCGTTCGTCGTCGTGATCGGGATCGGCGTCGGTGGCCTCCTCGCCGCGCCGATGATGACCGCCGACACCGTGTTGATGATGGTTGCGCCGTCGATGATCGTATTCGGGCTGATTATGCTGGGTATCGGCGTCGCACACGGCCAGTACCGCGCGACGCACTGA
- a CDS encoding DUF7122 family protein — protein sequence MSGDAGDGDLEENVGQRFDRLPATADERTVEGRVSRAETLEYFADRFGIPPETFDDHTFWEKGAGKIWIYAGESPTPVELEALGMTCLRTRQEHWKPTTDFVQRFGGHATDCVIDLTREQARRFVAGEDQDLEWDGDWGYLIAAHTVAGEREPLGVGLYLHGELRSLVPKGRRRDLAGRT from the coding sequence ATGTCGGGTGACGCGGGCGACGGCGACCTCGAGGAGAACGTCGGCCAGCGGTTCGATCGACTGCCGGCGACGGCCGACGAGCGGACCGTCGAGGGACGGGTGAGCCGTGCGGAGACCCTCGAGTACTTCGCGGACCGGTTCGGCATTCCGCCAGAAACCTTCGACGACCACACGTTCTGGGAGAAAGGAGCAGGAAAGATCTGGATCTACGCGGGCGAGTCGCCGACGCCGGTCGAACTCGAGGCACTCGGGATGACCTGCCTGCGGACGCGCCAGGAACACTGGAAGCCGACGACCGACTTCGTCCAGCGCTTTGGCGGACACGCGACCGACTGCGTGATCGACCTGACCCGCGAGCAGGCGCGGCGGTTCGTCGCCGGCGAGGACCAGGACCTCGAGTGGGACGGCGACTGGGGGTACCTGATCGCCGCCCACACGGTCGCAGGCGAGCGCGAACCGCTCGGCGTCGGACTCTACCTCCACGGCGAGTTGCGCTCGCTGGTACCGAAAGGGAGACGGCGCGACCTCGCCGGTCGAACGTAG
- a CDS encoding geranylgeranyl reductase family protein produces the protein MFYRGTAPGAIEMSTESHDVVVIGGGTAGCFAAATAAQEGVDVVLLERKTEEEAGHIACGDGIKGASAFPDVVDRDRLDEEAFTNRNISRAIFENPQTGESIDVPFDESGGVVDRWTYGRVLLDEADRAGAEIHYETVVQDVVQPDDRVEGVTAMRNGEPVTYEADVVVDGAGSLSLLQDRIDFSGSTFDTNVTYQQFCSAYREILEVDDPVDWDDALVFKPTEELGYLWYFPRSSTEINAGLGFQMNKPPMKLVEDLKRDLETRPEFRNATVTDKLGAALPTRRPYDSAVHPGYVAVGDAAAHVNPCTGGGIPGAAKAGHWAAEVAIEAIGDGDVGEAALWEYNRRVQTGFGKRFAAMDLYNIFGGAHDVDELVSVITSLPGQQLVDAIGKRGTASMGLGLKLKTILKTFGHWDVLYELYRVQSLAADLKDVYDSYPGDPAYFDAWQKERDAVMDRLYDVTGAEPKY, from the coding sequence ATTTTTTATCGTGGGACCGCTCCGGGAGCGATAGAGATGTCTACGGAAAGTCACGACGTAGTGGTCATCGGCGGCGGAACCGCCGGCTGCTTCGCCGCGGCGACCGCTGCCCAGGAAGGGGTCGACGTCGTCCTCCTCGAGCGCAAGACCGAGGAGGAGGCGGGACACATCGCCTGTGGCGACGGAATCAAGGGCGCGAGTGCGTTTCCCGACGTCGTCGACCGCGACCGGCTCGACGAGGAGGCGTTTACCAACCGGAACATCAGCAGGGCGATCTTCGAGAATCCCCAGACCGGCGAGTCGATCGACGTCCCGTTCGACGAGTCCGGCGGCGTCGTCGACCGCTGGACGTACGGGCGGGTGCTCCTCGACGAGGCCGACCGTGCCGGCGCGGAGATCCACTACGAGACGGTCGTTCAGGACGTCGTCCAGCCCGACGATCGGGTCGAGGGCGTGACGGCGATGCGGAACGGAGAGCCAGTCACGTACGAGGCCGACGTCGTCGTCGACGGGGCGGGATCGCTCTCGTTGCTCCAGGACAGGATCGACTTCTCCGGGTCGACGTTCGACACCAACGTCACCTACCAGCAGTTCTGCTCTGCCTATCGTGAGATCCTCGAGGTCGACGACCCCGTCGACTGGGACGACGCGCTGGTGTTCAAGCCCACCGAGGAACTGGGCTACCTCTGGTACTTCCCGCGCTCCTCGACGGAGATCAACGCCGGGCTGGGCTTTCAGATGAACAAGCCGCCGATGAAACTCGTCGAGGACCTCAAACGCGACCTCGAGACCCGACCCGAGTTCCGGAACGCGACAGTGACGGACAAACTGGGTGCCGCTCTCCCGACCCGGCGGCCCTACGACTCGGCCGTCCATCCGGGGTACGTCGCCGTCGGCGACGCCGCAGCCCACGTCAATCCCTGTACCGGCGGCGGGATTCCGGGCGCGGCGAAGGCGGGCCACTGGGCGGCGGAGGTCGCCATCGAGGCGATCGGCGACGGCGACGTCGGCGAGGCCGCGCTGTGGGAGTACAACCGACGCGTCCAGACCGGCTTCGGCAAGCGCTTCGCCGCGATGGACCTCTACAACATTTTCGGCGGCGCTCACGACGTCGACGAACTGGTCTCGGTGATCACCTCGTTGCCCGGCCAGCAACTCGTCGACGCCATCGGGAAACGGGGCACTGCCTCCATGGGGCTCGGCCTGAAGCTCAAGACGATCCTGAAGACGTTCGGCCACTGGGACGTCCTCTACGAACTCTACAGGGTCCAGAGTCTCGCCGCCGATCTCAAAGACGTCTACGACTCCTACCCGGGCGACCCGGCCTACTTCGACGCCTGGCAAAAAGAGCGCGACGCCGTCATGGACCGACTGTACGACGTCACGGGTGCGGAGCCGAAGTACTGA